In the genome of Planctomycetota bacterium, the window ACGATCGCCAACGACGTCTCCGCCCGCGACTGGCAAAAGGACGAGCACCTCAACGGCGGCCAGTTCGCCCGCGGTAAGAGCTTCGACGGTTTCTGCCCCCTCGGCCCCGCGATCGTCACCGCCGATGACATCGACGATCCGCAGTCGCTCGACATCTCGATCACGCTCAACGGCCAGACGATGCAACAGTCGAACACAAGCGACATGATCTTCAGCGTTCGCCAGATCGTCGCTTCGCTCAGCCGAACGATGACGGTGCGCGCCGGCTCGATCATCCTCACCGGCACGCCCAGCGGCGTCGGCGTCGCTCGCGATCCGCAGGTTTTCCTGAAGCCCGGCGACGAGACTGTCGTCCAGATCGACAAGCTCGGCTCGCTCACGACGCGATTCGTCTGAGCGAAATCCGTCATCCCGAGCGAGCATAGCGAGTCGAGGGACCTCGCCCGAAACCGCACTCCGAACAGGCGAGGTCCCTCGGCTTCGCTCGGGATGACGGATTAGCCAGCGAGCGTCACGCGACGCGTCGGGCCGGCATCGGCTTGAAGTCGCGCAGCCGTCCCAGCGCCGCCAAACCGCGCGAGAGTGGCCGGTCGGCGAGCGAGCGCTCCGCATGCCGACGACGCCAGCGCCGGCCCACGTGCCAGCGCCACATCGTGTTGACCGCGACGTACGTCGCCGATGCCGAGATGATGCCCAGGATCACGCCGCCCACGTAGATCGGGTAGAGCTGCGGCAGGTTCTCGAAAAGGAACTGACCCGTCACGACGAAACCGTCGATCAGCCCCGCGTCCATCGCTTCGCTCACGAGCGTGCCGAATCCGTCGACGCGTTCGGCGGGCGTGAGCGGCAGGCCGACCTCGTACGCGAGCCAAAAGCACGGCACCCACGTCAGCGGGTTGCTGACCCACGTGAAGGCCATCGCGATCGGGACGTTGCCCTTGCCCCAGACGGACATCAAGAACGCCCCAACGGTCTGCACTGGCGCACAGATCCACGCCCAGAACACCCCGCTGGCCGCACCGATGGCGGCCGAGTGTCGATTGACGTGCCACAGCCGCGGGTGCAGCAGCAGCGAACCGAACAGCGACAGCAGCGGGTTTCCCCCGTTGATGGCCCGTTTGACGGGAATCAGCTGGCGGAAGATACGTCGTGCCATCGCAGTGTCTCGTCGCCCTCCATGCCAACCTGCACGTCCCAACTACGCATCGGTTTTCCGCTCCTGACACGTTATGTCGCAGACGGTCCCATAGCGCTCGCGTGTGGTACGACCACGACGCGCGTTTGGT includes:
- a CDS encoding fumarylacetoacetate hydrolase family protein, with the protein product TGTVIDRPATLLAPIEPTDILCIGLNYAEHAKETNSTPPEHPMLFIKSSNALAGPDAEVTLPGNSTKVDYEAELAVVIGRDAKDVSEDDALGYVLGYTIANDVSARDWQKDEHLNGGQFARGKSFDGFCPLGPAIVTADDIDDPQSLDISITLNGQTMQQSNTSDMIFSVRQIVASLSRTMTVRAGSIILTGTPSGVGVARDPQVFLKPGDETVVQIDKLGSLTTRFV
- a CDS encoding DUF2062 domain-containing protein — encoded protein: MARRIFRQLIPVKRAINGGNPLLSLFGSLLLHPRLWHVNRHSAAIGAASGVFWAWICAPVQTVGAFLMSVWGKGNVPIAMAFTWVSNPLTWVPCFWLAYEVGLPLTPAERVDGFGTLVSEAMDAGLIDGFVVTGQFLFENLPQLYPIYVGGVILGIISASATYVAVNTMWRWHVGRRWRRRHAERSLADRPLSRGLAALGRLRDFKPMPARRVA